One part of the Sphingobacterium sp. LZ7M1 genome encodes these proteins:
- a CDS encoding clostripain-related cysteine peptidase: MSANNNLAPEAYANINQMEAGYADFGGKLLVYAKVFGQNPKIYEIVHDDTPQIVSKVLKDYPEHNASDPNIMRMIFEDMEQLGKAESYAAILWSHATNWYPGNSKMAKVKSFGDDNGETMDVMDLKRALPRNLEYLIFDACSMGSVEVLYELKDIVPYVLASPTEVISVGLPYDKIIGHFFDKNVEKGLIKAAQLYFDFYNNQKGLFRSASYSLINMKEMTNLAKTMESVIQTGKYGQVSRNDVQRLDLDPNMVSTVPAFDLLDFCEKNYSKEHVAMIKSQIDRTVLFKVATPQFLGTAINSFSGVSCYIPAQSENEFAKYYQGLAWNSASSYFKLFHWIS, translated from the coding sequence ATGTCAGCAAACAACAACTTAGCTCCGGAAGCTTACGCAAATATCAATCAAATGGAGGCCGGCTATGCAGATTTTGGAGGGAAATTATTAGTTTATGCCAAGGTCTTTGGCCAAAATCCCAAGATTTACGAAATCGTTCATGATGATACCCCACAGATTGTCAGTAAGGTTTTAAAAGATTATCCTGAACACAATGCCTCAGATCCAAATATCATGAGAATGATATTTGAAGATATGGAGCAACTCGGAAAGGCAGAAAGTTATGCGGCCATACTATGGTCCCATGCTACCAATTGGTATCCTGGGAACTCGAAAATGGCAAAAGTCAAATCATTTGGAGACGATAATGGGGAGACCATGGATGTAATGGACCTAAAAAGAGCTTTGCCAAGGAATTTAGAATATTTGATTTTTGATGCCTGCTCGATGGGTTCTGTGGAGGTTCTGTATGAATTAAAAGATATTGTTCCCTATGTATTAGCTTCCCCAACAGAGGTCATCAGTGTTGGTCTGCCATATGACAAGATCATTGGACATTTTTTTGATAAGAATGTGGAAAAAGGACTCATAAAGGCAGCACAGCTTTACTTTGATTTTTACAATAACCAGAAGGGATTGTTCCGTTCAGCTAGTTATTCCTTAATAAATATGAAAGAGATGACCAATTTGGCTAAGACCATGGAAAGTGTTATCCAAACTGGAAAATATGGGCAAGTTTCCAGGAATGATGTGCAGAGGTTGGATCTTGATCCGAATATGGTTTCTACCGTACCTGCATTTGATCTTTTGGATTTCTGCGAGAAAAATTATTCGAAGGAACATGTAGCCATGATTAAGAGTCAAATCGATCGAACTGTCCTCTTTAAGGTTGCAACCCCTCAATTTTTAGGAACAGCAATTAATTCTTTCTCTGGGGTGTCCTGTTATATTCCTGCACAATCGGAGAATGAATTTGCTAAATATTATCAAGGATTAGCTTGGAATTCAGCTTCATCCTATTTTAAACTATTCCATTGGATATCATAA